A single bacterium DNA region contains:
- the lon gene encoding endopeptidase La produces the protein MSKERNGIIEEGSERGSGSEGTVIPEVLPLLPIRDIVVFPYMIVPLVVGREKSIRALDEALKGDRLIFLTAQQAGDLEEPGTEDLHELGTVSIIIRMLKTPDGKAKILVQGLQRGQVAEFLQTDPFFSVRLDLVNEELHEPPPLKIEAMVRAMKEGLMRIVELGKPVPPDVLSVAGNVDDPGRLADLIGSSLGLSLEEAQQVLGTIDPYERLEYVHEILDKELKINEMQQKIHNQAQEEMSKTQKDYYLRQQLKAIQQELGDKDDREVEIEGIRESIEKAGMPVDVKQEVGKQLDRLAKMHPDSAEASTVRTYLDWIVEIPWKKSTKDKLDLRVASDVLNEDHYDLEKIKERILEYLGVLKLKKELKGPILCLVGPPGVGKTSLGKSIARAMGRQFIRMSLGGVRDEAEIRGHRRTYVGALPGRIIQGMKQAGSRNPVFMLDEIDKLGSDFRGDPSSALLEVLDPEQNHNFRDHYLAVPYDLSAVMFIATANMADPIPQALRDRMEIIQLSGYTAVEKRHIARRYLVDRQLDRNGLTPELLSLSDGALDRIITEYTREAGVRNLEREIGSVCRKVAKAIALGKKTHTVVTARNLDSYLGVPRFRGARREDEARIGVSVGLAWTPVGGDTLNIEVSAVKGNGTLTLTGSLGDVMKESAQASLSYIRSRGNDLGVTPQSILTTDIHVHVPAGATFKDGPSAGIAITSAMISSLTGKLPLPAVAMTGEITLTGRVLPIGGLREKLLAAKRASINKVIIPSLNLPDLKEIPSYVTRGIQIVPVKDMDEALSAIFKKDTFSKTGRSGKARSLVKGSTNAKR, from the coding sequence AGGATCTCCACGAGCTGGGTACTGTTAGTATCATTATCCGGATGTTGAAGACCCCCGACGGGAAAGCGAAGATCCTCGTTCAGGGGTTGCAGAGGGGGCAGGTTGCCGAGTTTCTGCAGACCGATCCTTTCTTCTCCGTGCGCCTTGATCTGGTTAACGAAGAACTGCATGAGCCGCCGCCACTGAAGATAGAGGCCATGGTGAGGGCCATGAAAGAAGGCCTGATGCGGATCGTGGAACTAGGCAAGCCTGTCCCGCCTGATGTCTTGTCAGTGGCCGGGAACGTTGATGATCCCGGGCGCCTTGCAGACCTTATAGGGTCGAGTCTGGGGCTCAGCCTTGAAGAGGCGCAGCAGGTACTGGGGACTATTGATCCTTATGAACGTCTTGAATATGTTCACGAGATCCTGGACAAGGAATTGAAGATCAACGAGATGCAGCAGAAGATCCATAATCAGGCCCAGGAGGAGATGAGTAAGACTCAGAAGGATTATTATCTTCGCCAGCAGCTCAAGGCCATTCAGCAGGAGCTCGGGGACAAGGATGACCGTGAGGTTGAGATCGAGGGGATCCGGGAGAGTATCGAAAAAGCCGGGATGCCCGTGGATGTGAAACAGGAGGTGGGCAAACAGCTTGACAGGCTGGCGAAAATGCATCCTGACTCAGCAGAGGCTTCAACTGTCAGAACCTACCTGGACTGGATTGTGGAGATCCCCTGGAAAAAGTCCACGAAGGACAAGCTGGATCTCAGGGTTGCTTCCGATGTTCTCAATGAGGACCATTACGATCTGGAAAAGATAAAGGAGCGGATTCTTGAGTACCTCGGGGTTCTTAAACTCAAGAAGGAGCTCAAGGGACCTATCCTCTGTCTTGTGGGTCCGCCGGGAGTCGGAAAGACATCCCTTGGGAAATCCATTGCCAGGGCCATGGGACGGCAGTTCATCCGCATGTCCCTTGGCGGGGTAAGGGATGAGGCAGAGATAAGGGGGCACCGGAGGACCTATGTCGGAGCGCTCCCGGGACGTATTATTCAGGGAATGAAACAAGCAGGATCACGCAACCCGGTCTTCATGCTGGATGAGATCGACAAACTGGGCTCCGATTTCAGGGGAGATCCTTCCTCCGCTCTACTGGAGGTGCTTGATCCTGAGCAGAACCATAATTTCCGTGATCACTACCTGGCGGTACCTTACGATCTGTCTGCCGTCATGTTCATCGCCACCGCTAACATGGCCGATCCTATACCCCAGGCTCTCAGGGACAGGATGGAGATCATCCAGCTTTCAGGTTACACAGCTGTGGAGAAACGGCATATAGCGAGAAGGTATCTTGTCGATCGACAGTTAGACAGGAACGGCCTCACACCCGAGTTATTGTCCCTGTCTGACGGCGCCCTGGACAGGATCATCACTGAATACACCAGAGAAGCCGGGGTTCGGAACCTTGAGCGGGAGATAGGCAGCGTTTGCCGGAAGGTGGCCAAAGCGATAGCCTTGGGGAAAAAGACGCATACCGTGGTCACTGCCAGGAATCTGGACAGTTATCTCGGTGTTCCCAGGTTCCGGGGAGCTCGCAGGGAGGATGAGGCGAGAATAGGTGTATCCGTGGGTCTGGCCTGGACTCCTGTCGGAGGGGATACCCTCAACATAGAGGTTTCGGCTGTCAAAGGTAACGGTACTCTCACCCTGACCGGTTCTCTTGGAGATGTCATGAAAGAGTCTGCCCAGGCCTCGCTGAGCTATATCCGTTCCCGGGGCAACGACCTTGGTGTGACGCCCCAGAGCATTCTTACGACCGACATTCATGTTCACGTTCCGGCTGGAGCGACTTTCAAAGACGGTCCCTCGGCGGGGATCGCCATAACTTCGGCCATGATCTCGTCTTTAACAGGCAAGCTGCCTCTCCCGGCGGTTGCCATGACAGGGGAGATCACCTTGACGGGCCGTGTGCTTCCCATCGGCGGCCTGCGGGAAAAGCTCCTTGCCGCAAAAAGGGCGTCGATCAACAAGGTGATCATCCCCTCTCTCAATTTACCCGATCTGAAGGAGATACCTTCCTATGTGACCAGAGGGATCCAGATCGTTCCGGTGAAGGACATGGATGAGGCCCTGTCAGCAATTTTTAAAAAGGACACCTTTTCAAAGACCGGTCGCAGCGGGAAAGCCCGCAGTTTGGTGAAGGGTTCAACTAATGCAAAACGTTGA